The following coding sequences lie in one Lysobacter capsici genomic window:
- a CDS encoding general secretion pathway protein GspK → MRPRALVVASLAARRSARGAALLLVMWMIALLTALIGAFALSARTENLQGRVMVRGLVAQNASRAGLEYAMTRVAMTDQKLQWQPDGRPHRWTYGDAKLEITIVDENGKIDLNQADAALLTALLQGAGKLEQSEAARLAAAIIDWRDADTLTQPAGGAEDADYASAGRPYGAKDAEFESVAELEQVLGFTPALFARIEPHVTVYSGRTRPEPAFASVEVLNAMGMNGAQLVEQRRRTQPGSQLPGAGAGGELAGLVGERSGTYSIDSRARLADGRESVLRVVVRAGGSPLPGMTYTPLRWEEGASTR, encoded by the coding sequence ATGCGTCCGCGCGCCCTCGTCGTAGCCTCTCTCGCAGCCCGCCGCAGCGCGCGCGGCGCGGCGTTGCTGCTGGTGATGTGGATGATCGCGCTGCTGACCGCGCTGATCGGCGCATTCGCGCTGAGCGCGCGCACCGAAAACCTGCAGGGCCGGGTGATGGTGCGCGGCCTGGTCGCGCAGAACGCGTCGCGCGCCGGGCTGGAATACGCGATGACCCGGGTGGCGATGACCGACCAGAAACTGCAGTGGCAACCCGACGGGCGCCCGCATCGCTGGACATATGGCGATGCCAAGCTGGAGATCACCATCGTCGACGAGAACGGCAAGATCGATCTCAACCAGGCCGACGCGGCCTTGCTGACCGCGTTGCTCCAGGGCGCGGGCAAGCTCGAGCAATCCGAAGCGGCGCGACTGGCCGCGGCGATCATCGACTGGCGCGATGCCGATACGCTGACGCAACCGGCCGGTGGCGCGGAAGATGCCGACTACGCATCGGCGGGACGACCTTATGGGGCCAAGGATGCCGAATTCGAAAGCGTGGCCGAACTCGAACAGGTGCTGGGCTTCACGCCGGCGCTGTTTGCCAGGATCGAGCCGCACGTCACGGTTTACAGCGGACGTACCCGGCCCGAGCCTGCGTTCGCATCGGTCGAAGTGCTCAATGCTATGGGGATGAATGGCGCCCAGCTCGTCGAGCAGCGGCGCAGAACGCAGCCCGGATCACAGTTGCCGGGTGCGGGGGCCGGTGGCGAACTCGCCGGTCTCGTCGGCGAACGCAGCGGAACCTATAGTATCGACAGCCGTGCACGGCTGGCGGATGGCCGCGAATCGGTGTTGCGGGTGGTCGTGCGAGCGGGGGGGAGTCCCTTACCGGGAATGACCTACACACCGCTGCGTTGGGAGGAGGGAGCTTCAACACGATGA
- a CDS encoding prepilin-type N-terminal cleavage/methylation domain-containing protein, whose protein sequence is MRRVQATRFARARPRPRPSAHSRGFTLIEVLLAMVLLVAGLTLAFATLSAATKTATRGEVLAQRSERERAVEGFLRKRIAATRPIPFAFDQSTAVPQRFVGEPDRLRFVADLPDYLGQGGPYLHDFAIENDGDQTRMVLSLSMVLAGETIKESRERPPELLVDGLKSARFRYRAIDPQRGQLGEWQERWQTPDQLPLFVEVTLTDRDGRDWPPLIVSLPLATASAGGFVPEL, encoded by the coding sequence GTGAGACGCGTGCAGGCGACGAGGTTCGCGCGAGCACGGCCGCGACCGCGGCCGTCGGCGCATTCGCGCGGCTTCACCCTGATCGAAGTGCTGCTGGCGATGGTGTTGCTGGTCGCCGGCCTGACCCTGGCCTTCGCGACCTTGTCGGCGGCGACCAAGACCGCCACCCGCGGCGAAGTGCTGGCCCAGCGCAGCGAGCGCGAGCGCGCGGTCGAAGGTTTCCTGCGCAAGCGCATCGCCGCGACCCGGCCGATTCCGTTCGCGTTCGACCAGAGCACCGCGGTGCCGCAGCGTTTCGTCGGCGAACCCGATCGCCTGCGTTTCGTTGCCGACCTGCCCGATTACCTCGGCCAGGGCGGCCCGTACCTGCACGATTTCGCGATCGAGAACGACGGCGACCAGACCCGCATGGTGCTGTCGCTGTCGATGGTGCTGGCCGGCGAGACGATCAAGGAATCGCGCGAACGTCCGCCGGAGTTGCTGGTCGATGGGCTGAAGTCGGCGCGTTTTCGTTATCGCGCGATCGATCCGCAGCGCGGCCAGCTGGGCGAATGGCAGGAACGCTGGCAGACCCCGGATCAGCTGCCGTTGTTCGTCGAAGTCACGCTTACCGATCGCGATGGCCGCGATTGGCCGCCGCTGATCGTGTCGCTGCCGCTGGCCACCGCCTCGGCCGGCGGTTTCGTGCCGGAGCTGTGA
- the xpsI gene encoding type II secretion system protein XpsI, translated as MQRASSLRQRGYTLLEVIVAFALLAMALTLLLGTLSGAAKQVRWSSDAGRAALYAQSLMDQVGVGQPLKPGQRSGDFENGRYRWTLGVAQWRDPLPASSQPIDPNAPRLFEVQLAVEWGDGGAGRRLFLRSLRSSAASSEVSL; from the coding sequence ATGCAGCGCGCATCGTCGTTGCGCCAGCGCGGCTACACCCTGCTCGAAGTGATCGTCGCGTTCGCCTTGCTGGCGATGGCGCTGACCTTGCTGCTGGGCACCTTGTCGGGCGCGGCCAAGCAGGTGCGCTGGTCCAGCGACGCCGGCCGCGCCGCGTTGTACGCGCAGTCGCTGATGGATCAGGTCGGGGTCGGGCAGCCGCTCAAGCCGGGCCAGCGCAGCGGCGATTTCGAAAACGGCCGTTATCGCTGGACCCTGGGCGTCGCCCAATGGCGCGACCCGCTGCCGGCCTCGTCGCAACCGATCGATCCCAATGCGCCGCGCCTGTTCGAAGTGCAGCTCGCGGTGGAGTGGGGCGACGGCGGCGCGGGCCGGCGATTGTTCCTGCGTTCGTTGCGCAGCAGCGCGGCGTCAAGCGAGGTGTCGCTGTGA
- the xpsH gene encoding type II secretion system protein XpsH gives MPMATRAGRDQRGMSLLEMLLVIALIAGIGVLTIGMMNGGMAGMQLRSASKEIASQLRYTRSQAIATGRSQKFTIDPTAHTWTAPNGRSGDIPKTLGIVFTGAREVQPRRGEGAIMFFSDGASTGGRVKLSAKQAAWNVDVAWLTGEVKLKRGEAPR, from the coding sequence ATGCCGATGGCGACGCGCGCGGGTCGTGACCAACGCGGCATGTCGCTGCTGGAAATGCTGCTGGTGATCGCGTTGATCGCCGGCATCGGCGTGCTGACCATCGGCATGATGAACGGCGGCATGGCCGGCATGCAGCTGCGTTCGGCGTCCAAGGAAATCGCCTCGCAACTGCGCTACACGCGCAGCCAGGCGATCGCCACCGGGCGTTCGCAGAAATTCACCATCGATCCGACCGCCCACACCTGGACCGCACCCAACGGGCGCAGCGGCGATATTCCCAAGACCCTCGGCATCGTCTTCACCGGCGCGCGCGAAGTCCAGCCGCGCCGCGGCGAAGGCGCGATCATGTTCTTCTCCGACGGCGCGTCCACCGGCGGCCGGGTCAAGCTCAGCGCCAAGCAGGCGGCGTGGAATGTCGACGTGGCCTGGCTGACCGGCGAAGTCAAACTCAAACGCGGCGAGGCGCCGCGATGA
- the gspG gene encoding type II secretion system major pseudopilin GspG translates to MRKSRSNSRRLTRSPSPAGQRGMSLIEIIIVIVLIGAVLAFVGNRVLGGKDRGDYNLAKGQVQTLAGKIDSFQMDTGRLPSSLEELVKAPADANGWLGPYAKEAELKDPWGHPIEYRAPGESGPYDLVSFGKDGKAGGTSVDGDIKNN, encoded by the coding sequence ATGCGCAAATCCCGTTCGAACAGCCGCCGCCTCACCCGTTCCCCGTCTCCGGCCGGCCAGCGCGGCATGAGCCTGATCGAGATCATCATCGTGATCGTGCTGATCGGCGCGGTGCTGGCCTTCGTCGGCAATCGCGTGCTCGGCGGCAAGGACCGCGGCGACTACAACCTCGCCAAGGGTCAGGTGCAGACGCTGGCCGGCAAGATCGATTCGTTCCAGATGGACACCGGCCGCCTGCCGTCCTCGCTCGAGGAACTGGTCAAGGCCCCGGCCGACGCCAACGGCTGGCTCGGTCCGTACGCGAAGGAAGCCGAGCTCAAGGACCCGTGGGGCCATCCGATCGAATACCGCGCGCCGGGCGAAAGCGGCCCCTACGATCTGGTCAGCTTCGGCAAGGACGGCAAGGCCGGCGGCACCAGCGTCGACGGCGACATCAAGAACAACTGA
- the xpsF gene encoding type II secretion system protein XpsF, whose amino-acid sequence MPLFHYKALNARGEMLDGQMEAASSVEVVQRLQEQGHLPVEAKLASEAGASSSWKGLFKPKPFTGARLVQFTQQLSTLLGAGQPLDRALTILLDLPEDEAAKSTVADIRDAVRGGTSLSVALERQHGTFSRLYINMVRAGEAGGNLHETLSRLDDYLERSRVMQGRVINALIYPAILLCMVGASLMFLLGYVVPQFGQMYESLDAELPMFTQVILWLGLFVRNWWIVLIAVPALAVLWFDRKRRDPAFREALDGWLLKRKFVGALIGKIETARLTRTLGTLVRNGVPLMTAIGIGRNVLNNRVLAADVDAAAEEVKNGVSLSTALSKGKRFPRLALQMIQVGEESGALDAMLMKTAETFEQDTGMALDRMLAALVPIVTVVLAGIVGTVVMAVLLPLYDLTNSIG is encoded by the coding sequence ATGCCTCTGTTCCACTACAAAGCCCTGAACGCGCGCGGCGAAATGCTGGACGGCCAGATGGAGGCCGCCAGCAGCGTCGAGGTCGTGCAGCGCCTGCAGGAACAGGGGCACCTGCCGGTCGAGGCCAAGCTCGCGTCCGAGGCCGGCGCGTCGTCGTCGTGGAAGGGGCTGTTCAAGCCCAAGCCGTTCACCGGCGCGCGGCTGGTGCAGTTCACCCAGCAGCTGTCGACCCTGCTCGGCGCGGGCCAGCCGCTGGATCGCGCGCTGACCATCCTGCTCGACCTGCCCGAGGACGAGGCGGCCAAGAGCACGGTCGCCGACATTCGCGACGCGGTGCGCGGCGGCACCTCGCTGTCGGTGGCGCTCGAACGCCAGCACGGCACCTTCTCGCGCCTGTACATCAACATGGTCCGGGCCGGCGAGGCCGGCGGCAATCTGCACGAAACCCTGTCCCGGCTCGACGATTACCTCGAGCGCAGCCGGGTCATGCAGGGCCGGGTCATCAATGCGCTGATCTATCCGGCGATCCTGCTGTGCATGGTCGGCGCCAGCCTGATGTTTTTGCTCGGCTACGTGGTGCCGCAGTTCGGCCAGATGTACGAAAGCCTCGACGCCGAGCTGCCGATGTTCACCCAGGTGATCCTGTGGCTGGGCCTGTTCGTGCGCAATTGGTGGATCGTGCTGATCGCGGTGCCGGCGCTGGCGGTGCTGTGGTTCGACCGCAAGCGCCGCGACCCGGCGTTCCGCGAGGCGCTCGACGGCTGGCTGCTCAAGCGCAAGTTCGTCGGCGCGCTGATCGGCAAGATCGAGACCGCGCGCCTGACCCGCACCCTGGGCACGCTGGTGCGCAACGGCGTGCCGCTGATGACCGCGATCGGCATCGGCCGCAACGTGCTCAACAACCGGGTGCTGGCCGCCGACGTCGACGCGGCCGCCGAAGAGGTCAAGAACGGCGTGTCGCTGTCGACCGCGCTGTCCAAGGGCAAGCGGTTCCCGCGGCTGGCGCTGCAGATGATCCAGGTCGGCGAGGAATCCGGCGCGCTCGACGCGATGCTGATGAAGACCGCCGAGACCTTCGAGCAGGACACCGGCATGGCCCTGGACCGCATGCTCGCGGCGCTGGTGCCGATCGTGACCGTGGTCCTGGCCGGCATCGTCGGCACGGTGGTGATGGCGGTGCTGCTGCCGCTGTACGACCTCACCAACTCGATCGGTTGA
- the gspE gene encoding type II secretion system ATPase GspE: MDARIVDALVAKGRLKEPDLSRARRLQEETGGSLLALLARLGLVSERDHAETVATALDLPLVSIKDAPELPPEGVALTLKFMKQFAICPVGEGESHVEVLMADPQDAYQVDALRLATQREVRPFVALRSEIGDLIERWHGQGRSAMGAIVETAEGEGAGDLDDVEHLRDLASEAPVIRLVNLVIQRAVELRASDIHIEPFENRLKVRYRIDGVLTEGESPPANLTAAVISRIKIMAKLNIAERRLPQDGRIMLRVQGKELDLRVSTVPTAHGESVVMRLLDRETVVFDFYKLGFTDEFLPQFQKVLDQPHGIMLVTGPTGSGKTTTLYTALSKLNTSDVKIITVEDPVEYQIEGINQIQAKPQIGLDFSHALRSIVRQDPDIIMIGEMRDLETCKIAIQSALTGHLVLSTLHTNNAAGGITRLLDMGVEDYLLTSTINGILAQRLVRKLEPTHAERYPASPEEIEKFNLRRYQPEGEICLYRPKPSALAPSGYHGRTTIMEFLVMNDDLRRAVMRHAGMGEIEQIARESAGMRTMYEDGIIKAMAGQTTIEEVLRVTEDA; this comes from the coding sequence ATGGACGCACGCATCGTCGATGCGCTGGTAGCCAAGGGCCGCCTCAAGGAACCCGATCTGTCGCGGGCGCGGCGGTTGCAGGAGGAAACCGGCGGCAGCCTGCTGGCCTTGCTGGCGCGGCTGGGCCTGGTGTCCGAGCGCGACCACGCCGAGACCGTCGCGACCGCGCTGGACCTGCCGCTGGTCAGCATCAAGGACGCGCCCGAGCTGCCGCCCGAAGGCGTGGCGCTGACCCTCAAGTTCATGAAGCAGTTCGCGATCTGCCCGGTCGGCGAAGGCGAAAGCCACGTCGAGGTGCTGATGGCCGATCCGCAGGACGCCTATCAGGTCGACGCGCTGCGTCTGGCCACCCAGCGCGAGGTCCGCCCGTTCGTGGCGCTGCGTTCGGAGATCGGCGACCTGATCGAGCGCTGGCACGGCCAGGGCCGCAGCGCGATGGGCGCGATCGTGGAAACCGCCGAAGGCGAGGGCGCGGGCGATCTTGACGACGTCGAGCATCTGCGCGACCTGGCCTCCGAGGCGCCGGTGATCCGGCTGGTGAACCTGGTGATCCAGCGCGCGGTCGAACTGCGCGCCTCCGACATCCATATCGAACCGTTCGAAAACCGCCTGAAGGTGCGCTACCGCATCGACGGCGTGCTGACCGAGGGCGAAAGCCCGCCGGCCAACCTCACCGCCGCGGTGATCAGCCGCATCAAGATCATGGCCAAGCTCAACATCGCCGAGCGTCGCCTGCCGCAGGACGGCCGGATCATGCTGCGGGTGCAGGGCAAGGAACTCGACCTGCGCGTGAGCACGGTGCCGACCGCGCACGGCGAGTCGGTGGTGATGCGCCTGCTCGATCGCGAAACGGTGGTGTTCGACTTCTACAAGCTCGGCTTCACCGACGAATTCCTGCCGCAGTTCCAGAAGGTGCTCGACCAGCCGCACGGGATCATGCTGGTGACCGGTCCGACCGGCTCGGGCAAGACCACCACGCTGTACACCGCGCTGAGCAAGCTCAACACCAGCGACGTCAAGATCATCACCGTCGAGGACCCGGTCGAATACCAGATCGAGGGCATCAACCAGATCCAGGCCAAGCCGCAGATCGGCCTGGACTTCTCCCACGCCCTGCGCTCGATCGTGCGCCAGGACCCGGACATCATCATGATCGGCGAAATGCGCGATCTGGAGACGTGCAAGATCGCGATCCAGTCCGCGCTCACCGGTCATCTGGTGCTCAGCACCCTGCACACCAACAACGCCGCCGGCGGCATCACCCGCCTACTCGACATGGGCGTGGAAGATTACCTGCTGACCTCGACCATCAACGGCATCCTGGCCCAGCGCCTGGTGCGCAAGCTCGAGCCGACCCACGCCGAGCGTTATCCCGCCTCGCCGGAGGAAATCGAGAAGTTCAACCTGCGCCGCTATCAGCCCGAAGGCGAGATCTGCCTGTATCGGCCGAAGCCGTCGGCGCTGGCGCCGAGCGGTTATCACGGCCGCACCACGATCATGGAATTCCTGGTCATGAACGACGACCTGCGCCGCGCGGTGATGCGTCACGCCGGCATGGGCGAGATCGAACAGATCGCGCGCGAGAGCGCCGGCATGCGCACCATGTACGAGGACGGCATCATCAAGGCGATGGCCGGCCAGACCACGATCGAGGAAGTGCTGCGGGTGACCGAGGATGCGTGA
- a CDS encoding DsbC family protein, which produces MKRILLVLLGAISLSACAQAPQAAAAKTDPAKPAAQASKGSAPKVDAGSADARAVDAIRTLNPNVTIDKVGPAPMPGFREALAQGQVVYVSDDGRYLFLPGSGGALFDTQVKKNLSEDSLAAMRKDLVKTIPASERIVFAPANPKHTVTVFTDVECGYCRKLHSEIAEYNRQGIAIEYLAFPRMGIGSEDYKKMVSVWCAPDRRKALTDAKSDHGSVASKDCKNTVTEQYNVGQRAGLTGTPMILTADGVQLGGYVPPAQLREALDKLAAESKKPAGAAKPTAAVAAPVGGL; this is translated from the coding sequence ATGAAGCGCATCCTCCTCGTCCTGCTAGGCGCCATCAGCCTGTCCGCCTGCGCCCAGGCGCCGCAGGCCGCAGCCGCCAAGACCGATCCGGCCAAGCCCGCCGCGCAAGCGTCGAAGGGCTCCGCGCCGAAGGTCGACGCCGGCAGCGCCGACGCGCGCGCGGTCGACGCCATCCGCACCCTCAACCCCAACGTCACCATCGACAAGGTCGGTCCGGCGCCGATGCCGGGCTTCCGCGAAGCGCTGGCCCAGGGTCAGGTCGTGTACGTCAGCGACGACGGCCGTTACCTGTTCCTGCCCGGTTCCGGCGGCGCGCTGTTCGACACCCAGGTCAAGAAGAACCTCAGCGAAGACAGCCTGGCGGCGATGCGCAAGGATCTGGTCAAGACCATCCCGGCGAGCGAGCGCATCGTGTTCGCGCCGGCCAATCCCAAGCACACCGTCACCGTGTTCACCGACGTGGAATGCGGCTACTGCCGCAAGCTGCACAGCGAGATCGCCGAATACAACCGCCAGGGCATCGCGATCGAATACCTGGCGTTCCCGCGCATGGGCATCGGCAGCGAGGACTACAAGAAGATGGTCTCGGTGTGGTGCGCTCCGGACCGCCGCAAGGCGCTGACCGACGCCAAGAGCGATCACGGTTCGGTCGCCAGCAAGGACTGCAAGAACACCGTGACCGAGCAGTACAACGTCGGCCAGCGCGCCGGCCTGACCGGCACCCCGATGATCCTGACCGCCGACGGCGTGCAGCTCGGCGGCTACGTCCCGCCGGCGCAGCTGCGCGAGGCGCTGGACAAGCTGGCGGCCGAGTCGAAGAAGCCGGCCGGCGCGGCCAAGCCGACCGCGGCGGTGGCCGCTCCGGTGGGCGGGCTGTAA
- a CDS encoding DsbC family protein, with protein MKRILFTVFGAAISLSACAQAPQGAAAARSDPARDGSATQPAKPAGTAPKVAAGSADARAIEAMRALNPSVAIDKVGPAPMPGLREVLVQGQVVYVSDDGGYVFLPGTGGALFNVKAKRNVTEDSLAGMRRDLVKTIPASERIVFAPANPKHTVTVFTDAECGYCRKLHSQIAEYNRQGIAVEYLAYPRMGLGSEDYKKMVSVWCAADRREALTAVKSDRAVQARECKNPVARQYEIGQRAGVGATGTPTILNADGFHVGGYVPPAQLRERLDKLAAESAGASRPAAAAAAPAGGV; from the coding sequence ATGAAGCGCATCCTCTTTACCGTGTTCGGCGCCGCCATCAGCCTGTCGGCCTGCGCCCAGGCGCCCCAGGGCGCCGCGGCGGCCAGGAGCGATCCGGCCCGGGACGGCTCGGCGACCCAGCCGGCGAAGCCGGCCGGCACTGCGCCCAAGGTCGCCGCCGGCAGCGCCGATGCGCGCGCCATCGAGGCGATGCGCGCCCTCAACCCCAGCGTCGCGATCGACAAGGTCGGCCCGGCGCCGATGCCCGGCCTGCGCGAGGTGCTGGTCCAGGGCCAGGTGGTCTATGTCAGCGACGACGGCGGCTATGTGTTCCTGCCGGGCACCGGCGGCGCGCTGTTCAACGTCAAGGCCAAGCGCAACGTCACCGAAGACAGCCTGGCCGGCATGCGCCGCGACCTGGTCAAGACCATTCCGGCCAGCGAACGCATCGTGTTCGCGCCGGCCAACCCCAAGCACACCGTCACCGTGTTCACCGACGCGGAATGCGGCTACTGCCGCAAGCTGCACAGCCAGATCGCCGAGTACAACCGCCAGGGCATCGCGGTGGAGTACCTGGCGTACCCGCGCATGGGCCTGGGCAGCGAGGACTACAAGAAGATGGTGTCGGTGTGGTGCGCGGCCGACCGGCGCGAGGCGCTGACCGCGGTCAAGTCCGATCGCGCCGTGCAGGCCCGGGAGTGCAAGAACCCGGTCGCCCGCCAGTATGAGATCGGCCAGCGTGCCGGCGTCGGCGCGACCGGCACGCCGACGATCCTCAACGCCGACGGTTTCCATGTCGGCGGCTACGTCCCGCCGGCGCAACTGCGCGAGCGGCTGGACAAGCTGGCCGCCGAATCCGCCGGCGCGTCCAGGCCGGCCGCGGCGGCGGCCGCACCGGCCGGCGGCGTGTAA
- the xerD gene encoding site-specific tyrosine recombinase XerD, which produces MSSTTPAERRVQAMSLPPLDEADATAITGFLDTIWAENGLAQQTLDSYRRDLEGLARWRDGAGLADADRSALYDYLAWRTREGYSPRSNARLLSALRAFYAFRVRRGQRHDDPTALLTPPKLPRSLPKALAESQIDALLNTPDLDTPLGLRDRAMLELMYAAGLRVSELVNLPATALNLRQGVLRVMGKGSKERLVPLGEEAQHWLERYLAQSRPQLAGKRALAPLFIEASGNAPTRQAFWHLVKRYAVLAGIDPAKISPHGLRHSFATHLLNHGADLRALQMLLGHSSLSTTQIYTLVAREQLKRLHALHHPRG; this is translated from the coding sequence ATGAGCTCCACCACCCCCGCCGAACGCCGCGTCCAGGCGATGTCGCTGCCGCCGCTGGACGAGGCCGACGCCACCGCCATCACCGGTTTCCTCGACACGATCTGGGCCGAGAACGGACTGGCGCAACAAACGCTCGACAGCTACCGCCGCGACCTGGAAGGCCTGGCGCGCTGGCGCGACGGCGCCGGCCTGGCCGATGCCGATCGCTCGGCGTTGTACGACTACCTGGCCTGGCGCACCCGCGAAGGCTATTCGCCGCGCAGCAACGCCCGCCTGCTGTCGGCCTTGCGCGCGTTCTACGCGTTCCGGGTGCGGCGCGGCCAGCGCCACGACGATCCCACCGCGCTGCTGACGCCGCCGAAACTGCCGCGCTCGCTGCCCAAGGCGCTGGCCGAAAGCCAGATCGACGCGCTGTTGAACACGCCCGACCTGGACACCCCGCTGGGCCTGCGCGACCGCGCCATGCTCGAGCTGATGTACGCCGCCGGCCTGCGCGTGAGCGAACTGGTCAACCTGCCGGCGACCGCGCTCAACCTGCGCCAGGGCGTGCTGCGGGTGATGGGCAAGGGCAGCAAGGAGCGGCTGGTGCCGCTGGGCGAGGAGGCCCAGCACTGGCTGGAGCGCTACCTCGCCCAATCGCGGCCGCAACTGGCCGGCAAGCGCGCGCTGGCGCCGTTGTTCATCGAGGCCAGCGGCAACGCCCCGACCCGGCAGGCGTTCTGGCATCTGGTCAAGCGCTACGCCGTGCTGGCCGGGATCGACCCGGCCAAGATCAGCCCGCACGGCCTGCGCCACAGTTTCGCCACCCACCTGCTCAACCACGGCGCCGACCTGCGCGCGCTGCAGATGTTGCTGGGGCACAGCTCTCTGTCGACCACCCAGATTTACACCCTGGTCGCGCGCGAACAGCTCAAGCGCCTGCACGCTCTGCACCATCCGCGTGGCTAA
- a CDS encoding RDD family protein produces the protein MTSPDPTDSDPDTAPARPAALIGWRLLSMFYDFWPVLALWMLAGAAFVLAFTLAGHDTHENIRPYTWWWSLQWSVCWLLAGAYTTVSWRRGGQTLGMRPWRLKVTGTGEQAPGWKALWLRYAVGTLSLAAAGLGFWWAWFDRDRLTWHDRISGTGTIRLPKHKK, from the coding sequence ATGACTTCGCCCGACCCGACCGACTCCGACCCCGACACCGCGCCCGCCCGCCCCGCCGCCCTGATCGGCTGGCGGCTGCTGTCGATGTTCTACGACTTCTGGCCGGTGCTGGCCTTGTGGATGCTGGCCGGCGCCGCGTTCGTGCTGGCGTTCACCCTGGCCGGGCACGACACCCACGAGAACATCCGCCCCTACACCTGGTGGTGGTCGCTGCAGTGGTCGGTGTGCTGGCTGCTCGCCGGCGCCTATACGACGGTGAGCTGGCGCCGCGGCGGCCAGACCCTGGGCATGCGTCCGTGGCGCCTGAAAGTGACCGGCACGGGCGAGCAGGCACCCGGCTGGAAAGCGCTGTGGCTGCGTTACGCCGTCGGCACGCTGTCGCTGGCCGCGGCGGGACTGGGGTTCTGGTGGGCCTGGTTCGACCGCGATCGGCTGACCTGGCACGACCGCATCAGCGGGACCGGCACGATTCGCCTACCCAAGCACAAGAAGTAA
- the lptG gene encoding LPS export ABC transporter permease LptG: protein MKPFPKIHDIYVGKVVLSTVLLTWAVLLGLDFMLSFVSEFGDVGKGRYGVVQALAYMLLTVPRRAYALFPYASVVGSLMALGQLASTSELTVLRAIGLSRRRLSIAVAGALAILTALMVINGETIAPEAQRRAESLKAAAKSNNQVVAEYSGLWAREGDVILSASQGQERSAGNDSWLELRNVSLYQFGADGRLVSIAVAGIAEHRPGGWLLRNVTRTTFHAKSAEKVQIPEERWESKLDSSALMSGTNRPRYLTAKALHKAIEDRQRNQLDAGEFEAHYWGRWFYPINVLALCLAAVPFAFGSLRSGGMGKRLFIGIVFALVFWLLQTQFVELAKVFRFDFRLAYLAPTAVMLAVSALLFRRRSG, encoded by the coding sequence ATGAAGCCGTTTCCGAAGATCCACGACATTTATGTCGGCAAGGTCGTGCTCAGCACGGTGCTGCTGACCTGGGCGGTGCTGCTGGGCCTGGATTTCATGCTCAGCTTCGTCAGCGAGTTCGGCGATGTCGGCAAGGGCCGCTACGGCGTGGTCCAGGCGCTGGCCTACATGCTGCTGACCGTGCCGCGGCGTGCCTATGCGCTGTTTCCCTACGCCTCGGTGGTCGGTTCGCTGATGGCGCTGGGCCAGTTGGCCTCGACCTCCGAGTTGACCGTGCTGCGCGCGATCGGCCTGTCGCGTCGACGCCTGAGCATCGCGGTGGCCGGCGCGCTGGCGATCCTGACCGCGCTGATGGTGATCAACGGCGAGACCATCGCGCCCGAAGCGCAGCGTCGCGCCGAATCGCTCAAGGCCGCGGCCAAGTCCAACAATCAAGTGGTGGCCGAGTACTCCGGGCTGTGGGCGCGCGAGGGCGATGTGATCCTCAGCGCGAGCCAGGGCCAGGAACGCAGCGCCGGCAACGACAGTTGGCTGGAACTGCGCAACGTCAGCCTGTACCAGTTCGGCGCCGACGGCCGCCTGGTCTCGATCGCGGTCGCCGGCATCGCCGAGCACCGCCCGGGCGGCTGGCTGCTGCGCAACGTCACCCGCACCACCTTCCATGCCAAGTCGGCCGAGAAGGTGCAGATTCCCGAGGAACGCTGGGAGTCCAAGCTCGACAGTTCGGCCTTGATGAGCGGCACCAACCGGCCGCGTTACCTGACCGCCAAGGCGCTGCACAAGGCGATCGAGGACCGTCAGCGCAACCAGCTCGATGCCGGCGAATTCGAAGCGCATTACTGGGGCCGCTGGTTCTATCCGATCAATGTGCTGGCGCTGTGCCTGGCGGCGGTGCCGTTCGCGTTCGGCAGCCTGCGCAGCGGCGGCATGGGCAAGCGCTTGTTCATCGGCATCGTGTTCGCGCTGGTGTTCTGGCTGCTGCAGACCCAGTTCGTCGAGCTGGCCAAGGTGTTCCGCTTCGACTTCCGCCTGGCCTATCTGGCGCCGACGGCGGTGATGCTGGCGGTGTCGGCGCTGTTGTTCAGGCGAAGGTCGGGTTAG